Within the Mobula birostris isolate sMobBir1 chromosome 31, sMobBir1.hap1, whole genome shotgun sequence genome, the region TAatgctcacatcattctacagacgcacagtagagagcaccctgacaagctgcatcactacaCGGTGCGGTAACCTGCACCACAGTGGGCAGGAAGACTCTAAAACGGGTAGTCCAACCTGCCCCAgtgcatcaccggcaccagcctactcACCATCGAGGACAGATGTACACTCCCATCACAGACAGGACTAAGTAGCATCTATGCCAGGACCACAAGAATCAAAAACAGTTAACTGGGTTGGGGGGTTTGCTGTACGAATCAAGTGAACCAACATTCTTTAGAATTTAGAAGAGCAAGAGGCGATTTCAATGAAACTTACAACATTCTTTTGGGCTTAACGGACTGACTGTTGGTAATATGCTTCCAGGGGATGTGTCTAAAACCACGGATCACAGTCTCAGATTAACGGCTGGACAATTTGAAGCTGAGAAtatttcaatggttccatttattatcagagaatgtgttacagtatacaacctgaaattcatacCCTTTGCAGgcatcctcgaaacagaagaaatcctcaaagaatgaatgacagaaaaaccaTGAACACTCCAAAGCCCTCCTTCCCCATCGCACACACTAACAgcggcaaagcagcatcaacagagaagagagaatatttgGAATTCATTTGCCAAGAGGTTGTGGTGGCTCATTTAGTCTGAGTAAATTTATATCAGGGATTATTTAATAAAATCAGAGTAAAAGCATATGGAATTAAAGCAAGAAAAttgaaaatcaaaaatgatactGATTATGGTGAACTGGGCACAAGCAGCTGAATACTAAATAAACTGTTGGAGCaaatcagtgggtcaggcagcatctgcggagcaAAGGGGTAAAGGCAAGGCTCTGGGCAGCCAATTTCTGCTCCAACTTCTTATGATCTTGTTACATTCTTAGAATTATCATCACTGATTCTAGATGCTGGAGTTCGCAATAAgacagcactgttgtaacactTTCACAGTTGGCAACACTTGTGTTACGACTTAATGTCTGCCCATTCACCTGGATGTCACTTCCTATCGGTGTGTTTCAACATATAGAACTAACGTTGACTTAGATACCTTGCAGAAGTTTAAAAAAACTTGGTTTAGGGTATCTTGAAACTAGCTCCCTTGTTGTTTGCAAAGGAAAACATATGATAAAGCAGGAACTTTAAAGCAGTTGCTGTTGGAAGCTGAATGAGATGACTGCATTCTCTGTTTCCTTGTTATACTAACTGTCTCTTATTAAGCCACGTGCAAAGGTAAGGAATAAGTGGCTGGTGACACTGTGAACATGTCTTTTGTTATTGTGTTCTGAGGTCCTCTTGGTTTCTATTTTGATCCAGAGTCCATGCAGATCTCAGATTGTGGTCTTGACAAAATGTATTATCTCAGCATCTGCAAGTCACTTCTCACTTCTGGCAGTGTTTGCAAATGATGAATAGAAATATGAAGGTTTTCTTGACAGAAAAACACAGACAGTCCAACATACTCAAACTTTATGTTGCTTTAATATTCACAAAAAAATTAACCACAGCTTCTGATCAGTTCAATTAAAGATATAAGTAAAATGAATAACATAAAGATATCAACTAAAAATTTAATATATAGATTACTGTCAGCTAGAATATCAAGCAATTTCATAGATGCAAAAGGTTAATCATTCCACAGAACTTCCATAATTTGCTCTAGAATTAAACAAAGGACTTTTATCAgaattattttctatttttagtGATTGTGTAAATAGCAGTTATTAGCCACACTAAACTAAACCAGTGTATTTATTCGTTACTGTGTCAAAACTGCAGTAGATCCTTAGCGATAGCGAAAATGCAGAACTTACGGATCAGTAAAGATGCAAATTGTAAAAAAAGGATTTAAAAATCATATATAAATCTACCATTTATCTACAGTGAAAATTGAAGTTAATTTGCACATATTGAAAGACTTATGTTCTCATTATAAATAATTATGCATCTTCTATAAACCTAAAGTTGAGCAAACCAAACAGGAAAAGCTTTTCATAAGATATTCATCAGTTTTTGTAGCACCTCTTTCTTGTTGTAAATTGCATTGGGTTTCTATTTCAGTTTTTTTCTGATTGCTTCAAGAGACAGTTGGGGaaattttctttcatttttttaatttattatttaattatttctgtTTGCTTCTTTCCTCACTATTTGTCCAGCAATACCCTCCTTAATAAGCCAATTCCCTAGACCGAAGCCATCTTGGTGACTTCCTGTGAATAACACACactcaggaactcagcaggcatctatgcagaaaagtacagtcgacgtttcggggccgaaacctggcctgctgagttcctccagcattttgtctgcattgctcggatttccagcaactgcagattttctcttgattgtgacCTCCTGTGAATGACTACTGATGCTCTCACACAGTAAAGGAGTCTGATTCATTACTGCCGCTAATTTTAAAATGTGGTTCAGTGAATCACCACATGCTTATCTTGGATACCCGTGGATGCTCTCAGTGCAATCTTTCTAAAGTTAGACCTCATGACTTTAAAAAAGTATTTCAAATGTGGCAGTCCTTCCAAGAGCTGGTTGAAATAAAGTGCGCAGCTAAGTGGCAGAGCTTCACAAATTCTCCGTTAACTCCGTTCGTAAGTGATCAAAGGTGTTGCAGACTGAAGAACTTTGCGGTTCTATGCCTTGTTGCATTTCTTGCGCTGGATGCAATCCCTGCTCCGAATAATCTGCTTTTGTGAGAAATAAGAGCTTGGTTCAAAGTTTCTTTAAATGTTGAACTTGAGAAGTAGTAAATAACTGGGTCCAGCACACTATTCAAATAGGTTATGCACAATGTATTGTAGAACACCTGAGCATAGATGTCAAATAATTTGCTGTCTTTTAAATTGCTTGAAATTAAAACGGTGATTACAGCAATATTGCTGGGTAGGAAGCAGATGAGAAACACTACCACCACGGCTATCACAAGCCTCATAGCTCGTTGATATTTAACCCTCATTTCAGATTTCATCTGCTTTAGCCTCCAGGTAATACAGCACGTGGAGAACAGGATCACAGCAGCCGGTAAAATAAACttgaaaacaataaaaataatactCGTCCAAAATGCTGTGGAGCTTAGAGGCTGAGTTACGTTAAATGGCTCACAGTTCTTTACGTTGTTATGTTCGAAGGTATGAGGTTCTATCAGAAAATGCAAACAAATCAACATTGTTAGAAACCAGAGAACGAGTGATACCTTCACTGCAGTCCTTGTACAGATCTTGTTCACTTTATGGTGAGGATGGATCACTTTGAAATAGCGATTAAGTGCCATAACTGTGAGGAAAACAACGCTCTCTGTCCGGTTCAGAAATATCAGGAATACCTTCAGACGGCATGCAACATCACCAAATATCCAGTTCTTCCCACGTATGTAGTAATCGACTCGAAATGGCAGACAGCAGATTAACAGAGTGTCGGCAATCGCCAGGCTCAGTGAATAAATGGTGTTCGGTCTCCAGGATTTAACGTGAAAACAGAAGATCCGCAAAGCAATCATATTTCCAATTAATCCAAAGATAAATGTTAAAATAAGTATCAGCGTATTGTAGGCATAATAGATGTCCTCTACTGGTGAATATTGACGAGTCTCATTGGCCATTGTGGAGGGAATTGCTGCAAGCTAGTTAATTTGCAAAAGGAATGAGAAGACAAATCTTGAAAGCAGTAGCTTTTGTGCTATGTTATTTTTCTCTATTGCGTCACGTTGGAAGGTTCAATACCAAAGCCACAGTCCTAAAAAAAGTTGTGAAAATGTCCAGTAGTCAGCATAGAACTGTCATGATCTTGCTCTTTGCAGTTGAACTTTTCTTTCAGCAGCTTCTACACTTTTTTTGTGAATTGTTATTTGACCGATGCAAGGTTCACGGGCTCGATGCATGGTGTGATGATTTGATCTATGTAAACTGTAAACTGCAAGGCGACGTCTTCACTGTATCTTAGttcctgtgacaataataaaccaaaaacAAAGTTTATTCCTGTCGGAGGTGTTAGCAATGTTCTACGTTTCTTTTCACTCTAGAATGATTTTCTAACGTTGCCCATATATACCCATCCCCTCCTCTTCACACCATGCACTGACTATTTGAATCCTCACTTCCCCAACTTCCCACGGCCAAGATGAAAGACCGTTGTAAACACAACGGAACACAAGACCCTTGAAGATAAAGAATCAACTCTCCAGTCAGGACGCTGCTGCTGAAGAAGGCTTGACCTGCTCCCCAGCCTCCAGGAAGCAGCTGAGAGTCACCAGTGTAGCAATGGGACGCATGGGGGAGACAATTACAtagacatagaagagtacagcacaggaaccggCCATTAGGCCCAGAAtgctgtgccaaaccagctaaaaagtaatttttaaaaaccCAAACACTAACCCCTCCTACCTAAacaatgtccatttccttccatcttccttacatccacgtgcccatctaaatgtctcttaaaagcctctaccaccataccacaCAGTGCCTTCCAGGCGTCCaaaactctctgagtaaacaacttacctctcacatccccactgaaactaccccctctcacctgcatcacatgccctctggtattagacatcactaccctgggaaaaagatgctccCTCTCTACTCTATCTATGGCTTCCCATAATCTTttcaacctctatcagatctcctctcagtctccacCACTcccgagaaaacaacccaagtttgtctaactTCTCCTGAGGATTGTTCTAGGCTTTCTTCAAATGTTGTCTACCTTTTTTTCTGCTCAATGTGCCCAGCAATAATGCTGCTCTCATCGGCCTCCCAGGCTCTTTCCCTTCACACTTAAAAGGTTGCTGAGAGCTTTATTTCATTTGCTGACAGTGTGGAGTCTTGCTCAAAACCTGTCTCTCAAGGCCGATCTGGAGCCTGGGCCTTCACCGAGCAACTCTGCGCTGGAGCTGAAATGCTGTCAGTTGTCACGTTGGGCACTGACACACTGCTGAACCCAGGTGTACAGAGACACTCGTGATGAGACAGAGACGCGAGTTTATCCATGGGAATTCCAACTGAACATCGATGGCTTGACCAAGCAACTCCGTGACATGAATCATTCTTGAAACACGCACAAGGGCCCCACAATAGGCACTGATCAGGAGTCTGCTTTAAGTAAGTGCAGTACGcagaaaacctgtgccagtcgaaataaatttgacaaagttcaACAGAAAGCACTGGGGCTTAACGACTCTCGATAAGATGGCTCAGAACAGTACCCTCCCTCCCTGTGGCCAGCGACTGACGGCCCAGGCAGTCCTGAGGAACTCAAGGCAGGGCGAGTAAATTCAAAACAGACCTGATGCTTCTGAGACAGGGCTGGTAAATTCACGACAGCCCTGATGCTCTGAAGGCAGGGCTGGAAAAGTCAGAAACATTGCATATAACTCAGAAATATAGAATTAAACACAGGAACAAGGAATAGTCCTCAGATACATGGAATAGCCCTTGGAAGCCTGGAATAGCCCTCAGAAACCTAGCGGGCCATAAGAGACTCAGGAAACCTAGACAACCTTGAATGCAGACTTCGGAAGTTCAGAATGTGGACTCAAGAAATTTGGAATGTAGACTTAAGACAAGGTCTGAGAATAGAAGGCACCCTCACATCCAGCTGACTAATTTCCAGGCCTCTGTTGAACTTCCGTTGGGTCAACTTATGGCGTGGGCTCCTTCTGTCAtggtgtgtcatgaaatttaactttgcggcagcaatacaatgcaatacataataatagaaaaggaaaaaaaaaagagaattacagtaagtatatatgaaatagttaaatgaaataagtagtgaaaaaataaaaataaaaaaggcaGTGGGGtaatgttcatggtttcaatgtccattcagaaatcagaggggaagaagctttttctgaatcactgagtgtgtgccttcaggcttctgtacctccttcctgatggtagcattgagaagagggcatgtctcgagtgttggggtctttaatgatggacgccggcTTTTTGAGACATCTCTTCTTGAAGATGCCATGGATACGACGGAGCCTGGTGCTCATGATtgaactgactaagtttacaacttctcTGCAGCTTACTCCCACGTGCTGTATCCCCCcactcccataccagacaataatgcagccagttagaatgctctccacggcacatctgtagaaatttgtgagtatttatttactttactttatactttattgtcaccaaacaattgatactagaacatacaatcatcacagcgatatttgattctgcgcttcctgctccctggattacaaatattaaataaaaaaatagtaaaaatcagtaaatattaaaaatttaaattatagatcataaatagaaaatagaaaaatggaaagtaaggtagtgcaaaaaaaccgagaggcaggtccggatatttggagggtacggcccagaaccAGGTCAGGATcggttcagcagtcttaccacagttggaaagaagctgttcccaaatctggccgtatgagtcttcaagctcctgagccttctcccggagggaagagggacaaaaagtgtgttcgctgggtgggtcatgtccttgattatcctggcagcactgctccgacagcatgcagtgtaaagtgagcccacggacagaagattggtttgtgtgatgtgctgcgcgtgttcacgattttctgcagcttctttcggtcttggacaggacaacttccataccaggttgtgatgcaccctagaagaatgctttctacactgcatctataaaaattagtgagggttttaggggacaggacaaatttctttagttttctcaggaagtaaaggcgctggtgggccttcttggcagtgaactctgcttggttagaccaagtcaggtcatttgtgatattgaccccaaggaacttaaagcttttgacctgttccacttgcgcaccaccgatgtaaattgggtcgtgcagtccgctactccttctgaagtcaacaaccaattccttcgtcttgctgacgttgagggataggttattgtcttcgcacaatgccaccagattcttagtttcctctctgtactcaaactcatcattacccgagatacggcctacaattgttgtgtcatcagcaaacttatatattgagtttgatggaaacttggctacacaatcatgggtgtacagtgagtacagcagggggctgagtacacagccttgtggggcaccggtgctcagagtgattgtagaggagagcttgtcccctattttcacagcctgggtcctgtctgtgaagaagttgaagatccagctgcagttctgagtgctaaggcccaggttctggagcttaggaatcagtttatttggaatgatggtattaaaggcagaggtgATATACCAAAggtcctcagactcctaatgagatatagccactgtcttgccttcactgcagttgcatcgatatgttcggtccaggttagatcctcagagatattggcactgaggaatttgaaattgctcactctttccacttgtgATCCCCCTacgagaactggtgtgtgttcactcatcttaccctttctgatgtccacaatcagttctttggtcttactgatgttgagtgccaggttgttgctgcgacaccactcaactagctggtatatctcactcctgtacaccctctcgtcaccatctgaaattctgccaacaatggttggatcatcagcaaatatatagatggtacttgagttgtgcctagccacacggtcatgggtgtagagagagtacaacagtgggctaagcacacacccttgagatGCGCCAGTATTGATTATCAACCAGGTGAAGAtattatttccgatctgcacagattgtggtcttctggttaggaagtcaagtatCTAGTGgcagtaggaggtacagaggccctgattctggagcttttcaatgagaactgtaggaatgattgtgttaaacactgagctacagTCGATAAACAACATTCTCATTGGTACTTGGGTTATCCAGCTGATCCAAGGTTGCATGAAGTGCCAATGAGATCACGTCTGCCATAGACCTTTTGTGaagataggcaaattgtagtgaGTCTTCATCTTCAGATTGCAGGCTTTGTCTTCAAGCTCTCAGGTTACCAAAGGCTGTCGGGCTTATTCCTGTAAAAGTTGTGTGCAAAGAGCAGCCATCAATGATTGAACCTGCAACACTCAAATCGAGGGATTtcaggaagagaagatggcggcgcgatgcagctcgcagcggccactccagcggtgatgtctgttatttgtcaagtagggggccgtgcacaatcctgatttgatgcagacggacgtgagagcacagaggaacatctggtgaaacttctgaaatgcctgcttcactgctgctgctactgtgtggtccagaatctctggaggggaaagtcctgaatcctcggctttgcttgttgctcagcggccggggcggggtcgaagcgatGGCAGAgcatggtgctcggagaggctgtgtcagaggggctggtcggaggggctgtgttggaggggctggtcggagaggctgtgtcggaggctcgaagttttcagacggactcaagagtccactgcggtcgatggtgctgcatcggcgagttggcggcgcttggaggttcatggcagggagagttcctcctttctgccgcctgcatgagatgatgagtccagcgggactttgggacttttttttttaccgtgcccacggtctgctctttatcaaattacggtattgctttgcactgttgtaactatatcttataattaagtggttttatcagttttagtcttgatttgtcctgtgttttcttgtgatatcattctggaggaacattgtatcatttcttaatgcacgcatttctaagtgacaataaatgacgaatgagtgtcctcataatctaatctaatctaatctgttcAACAGTTTGTGCTAAGGTTCTGTGTGGAACACAAAGGGCATTAACCAACACCACCCTTAGGTAACTCCATTTATCCCGCAGCCCTTGATAGATTGCCAGAGTGTCATATCCTCCCAATATAGAACATGACAACAGCTTTATATAGCATTTCTCACTGTAAACCTTGCATGAGAATGGTGTAGATGATGGATTACTATCTCAGCACTGTGTAGTTTGCAACTTTCCATCAGCCTCTGATGCtctgggaatcaggtgcctgtgtgtgaccggtctcactctccctctcattcGATGCTGCCAGATGATGGTGTCGGAGTCTTGGGTCTCAGCCAAGGTTTCATCGATACGGTTTgaggattggactctgtagttcatgctaCGATGTGTTTCTGGCTACTGGTTACTCCTTTTCTCAATTCCATTTTGTGTGAATTTTTGATCGTGGCGGACTGGCCTACAGTCAAAGAGCGCTAAATTCAACTGAAGTAAACTGAAAGGCCTGCGACTGTTTCAATTAacttgtggtttgatgttttatattctgtgttttccgcTCATTCTTtcccatttgcacaatttgttctctttttgtgctATAGGTGTTTGATGTTCTCCTTTGAATGGGTGCCACGCTGTTTCTTTGTTCCGTGGCTGTccatggagaagacaaatctcagggtttgtatactgcatacatactgtgataataaatgtactttgaactttgatcttttaaCAGGCATGTTCATGCGGGG harbors:
- the LOC140190890 gene encoding hydroxycarboxylic acid receptor 2-like, with product MANETRQYSPVEDIYYAYNTLILILTFIFGLIGNMIALRIFCFHVKSWRPNTIYSLSLAIADTLLICCLPFRVDYYIRGKNWIFGDVACRLKVFLIFLNRTESVVFLTVMALNRYFKVIHPHHKVNKICTRTAVKVSLVLWFLTMLICLHFLIEPHTFEHNNVKNCEPFNVTQPLSSTAFWTSIIFIVFKFILPAAVILFSTCCITWRLKQMKSEMRVKYQRAMRLVIAVVVVFLICFLPSNIAVITVLISSNLKDSKLFDIYAQVFYNTLCITYLNSVLDPVIYYFSSSTFKETLNQALISHKSRLFGAGIASSARNATRHRTAKFFSLQHL